In Armatimonadia bacterium, the following are encoded in one genomic region:
- a CDS encoding sugar-binding protein has protein sequence MRAPGYSLLLLALVATSALAAPTVTAVKLDTPPVIDGRLTDACWQQPAPIRDFVVLGQTTSAVSQTEAWVAYDADNLYLAVRAWDKDMGKLRAAVKDRDGRVFGDDCLEVFIDTALDRFHFLHFACNPLGAQYDGAGDGAGESGDWNGVWSVKTARAADSWTAEFAIPFGTLGLAPGTGKTWGLNLCRTRPAEGELSCWSQTGGKFAAPQSFGNVNLDADWTPYFVALSVPQWGEGVVGRNSFQCTVANLGQKARDLSLDLEVSSPAEAPRTISQPLSLAVGASQTLTVTFPIFQQGAHNLALTVVDRATKRVVAAVGCTKLVADMAAFSVFKSFYRDDVAVAYTVRVPAEELGRFRLEAELRRSGEAAVLATKRLDSLPARSGEVRFDTTSLPLGQYEITARLLGADGTTSVQDVLRFVQARDPQVTSRLVTVRDDNMLIVEGKPFFPLGIYESPGSERAMQALAEAGFNLCNAGQPGPAAAKAVLDKARQYGLRMWIPLSAQLDLSSDADKRRETLKTYADKLGSHPALLMWESIDEPAWSSRDADGLYDGYSLLRTLDQQRPIWTNHAPRNLISTLAYFNRATDASGCDIYPVPEPSGHSDLPNKTISVTGDETDKNLTAVGGEKPIFMVLQGFGWAELGPAANHDKAVMPTFDQSRFMAYDAIVHGSTGLLYWGTHYTRKPSPFFSDLKSLISELAALQDVLASRSVTSTERASVAEPASGVRLLHKRTEAGRNFLIVVKETPGEVTATVKAPGIAATSLRRLFEGVAVPVTGGMVRLPLSGYGVAVLSDDPSFRDVRKDFSAEWKNATAAPDLAAQLSRPGNLVRNGGFEVDSDGDLLPDLWTANYPFTVSLSTEQAHSGRSSLKITSEEEGFTPLAVQRGLDTKGDQAYVISSWAKTSAPGVEFRVYVEWQLGGRWLGAIGPWTKGTGDWQKIAVNLKTTPDPRGGAYVVVQLRGKGSVYFDDVAIEESK, from the coding sequence ATGCGCGCTCCTGGTTACTCCTTGCTGCTCCTTGCGCTCGTAGCCACTTCGGCTCTCGCGGCTCCGACCGTCACGGCCGTGAAGCTGGACACGCCGCCTGTGATCGACGGACGACTCACGGACGCCTGCTGGCAGCAACCGGCGCCGATCCGTGACTTCGTCGTCCTCGGCCAGACCACGTCCGCCGTCAGCCAGACCGAGGCCTGGGTCGCCTACGACGCGGACAACCTGTACCTTGCAGTGAGGGCCTGGGACAAGGACATGGGCAAGCTCCGGGCCGCCGTGAAGGACCGCGACGGCAGAGTCTTCGGTGACGACTGCCTGGAGGTCTTCATCGACACGGCGCTCGACCGCTTCCACTTCTTGCACTTTGCCTGCAACCCGCTTGGGGCGCAGTACGATGGGGCCGGTGACGGCGCGGGTGAGTCTGGTGACTGGAACGGAGTCTGGAGCGTCAAGACTGCTCGGGCCGCCGACTCCTGGACCGCCGAGTTCGCGATCCCCTTCGGCACGCTCGGCCTCGCACCAGGCACGGGCAAGACCTGGGGCCTGAACCTGTGCCGCACTCGTCCGGCTGAGGGTGAGCTTTCCTGCTGGTCGCAGACCGGCGGCAAGTTCGCCGCTCCCCAGAGCTTCGGGAACGTCAACCTCGACGCCGACTGGACGCCCTACTTCGTCGCCCTGTCCGTTCCGCAGTGGGGTGAGGGCGTAGTGGGCCGCAACTCCTTCCAGTGCACGGTCGCGAACCTCGGCCAGAAGGCCCGCGACCTGTCTCTCGACCTGGAGGTCAGCTCACCCGCCGAAGCCCCGCGGACGATCTCGCAGCCACTCAGTCTGGCGGTCGGCGCGAGTCAGACGCTCACCGTGACCTTCCCGATCTTCCAGCAGGGGGCGCACAATCTGGCGCTGACGGTCGTCGACCGAGCGACGAAGAGAGTCGTCGCCGCGGTCGGGTGCACGAAGCTGGTGGCGGACATGGCGGCCTTCTCGGTCTTCAAGTCCTTCTACCGGGACGACGTAGCCGTCGCCTACACAGTGCGCGTTCCCGCAGAAGAGCTGGGCCGGTTCCGGCTGGAGGCCGAACTGAGACGATCCGGCGAGGCAGCGGTGCTTGCCACTAAGCGCCTCGACTCCCTTCCGGCACGGTCAGGCGAGGTCCGCTTCGACACCACCAGCCTGCCTCTTGGTCAGTACGAGATCACGGCCCGGCTGCTGGGGGCGGATGGCACGACCTCGGTGCAGGATGTGCTGCGCTTCGTGCAGGCTCGTGATCCACAGGTCACCAGCCGCCTGGTGACGGTCCGCGACGACAACATGCTCATCGTCGAGGGCAAGCCCTTCTTCCCGCTGGGCATCTACGAGTCGCCTGGCTCCGAGCGGGCGATGCAAGCCCTCGCCGAGGCGGGCTTCAACCTGTGCAACGCAGGCCAGCCGGGCCCGGCGGCTGCGAAGGCAGTGCTGGACAAGGCCCGTCAGTACGGACTGCGCATGTGGATCCCACTGTCGGCGCAACTGGACTTGTCCAGTGATGCCGACAAGCGGCGCGAGACCCTGAAGACCTACGCGGACAAGCTCGGGTCACACCCCGCGCTGCTGATGTGGGAGAGCATTGATGAGCCCGCCTGGAGTTCGCGCGACGCCGACGGCCTCTACGACGGCTACAGCCTCCTGCGCACCCTCGACCAGCAGCGCCCGATCTGGACCAACCATGCGCCACGCAACCTGATCTCGACGCTGGCCTACTTCAACCGCGCCACCGACGCGTCCGGCTGCGACATCTACCCGGTGCCCGAGCCTTCCGGTCACTCCGACCTGCCGAACAAGACCATCAGCGTCACCGGCGACGAGACCGACAAGAACCTCACCGCCGTCGGCGGCGAGAAGCCGATCTTCATGGTGCTGCAGGGCTTCGGCTGGGCGGAGCTTGGGCCTGCTGCGAACCACGACAAGGCGGTCATGCCCACCTTCGACCAGTCGCGGTTCATGGCCTACGACGCCATCGTGCACGGGTCGACGGGACTGCTCTACTGGGGTACCCACTACACCCGCAAGCCTTCGCCCTTCTTCTCGGACCTCAAGTCCCTCATCAGCGAGCTTGCAGCCCTCCAGGACGTGCTGGCCTCCCGCAGCGTCACCTCGACGGAGCGGGCATCGGTTGCGGAGCCTGCCAGCGGAGTGCGCCTCCTGCACAAGCGCACCGAGGCCGGTCGCAACTTCCTGATCGTCGTGAAGGAGACGCCGGGCGAGGTGACCGCAACGGTCAAGGCCCCGGGCATCGCTGCCACCAGTCTGCGTCGCCTCTTCGAGGGCGTTGCGGTTCCCGTGACCGGCGGAATGGTGCGCCTTCCGCTCTCAGGCTACGGCGTGGCGGTCCTCAGTGACGATCCGAGCTTCCGGGATGTGCGCAAGGACTTCTCCGCCGAGTGGAAGAACGCGACCGCGGCGCCGGACCTGGCCGCGCAACTCAGCCGGCCCGGCAACCTGGTGCGCAATGGCGGCTTCGAGGTTGACAGCGACGGCGACCTCTTGCCCGACCTGTGGACCGCCAACTACCCCTTCACGGTCAGCCTCTCAACGGAGCAGGCCCACAGCGGCCGCTCCTCCCTCAAGATCACCAGCGAGGAAGAGGGCTTCACTCCGCTGGCCGTGCAGCGGGGCCTCGACACGAAGGGCGACCAGGCCTACGTGATCAGCTCCTGGGCGAAGACCTCGGCTCCCGGCGTCGAGTTCCGCGTCTATGTTGAGTGGCAACTGGGCGGTCGCTGGCTGGGCGCCATCGGTCCCTGGACCAAGGGCACCGGCGACTGGCAGAAGATCGCGGTGAACCTCAAGACCACTCCGGACCCACGGGGCGGCGCGTATGTCGTGGTGCAGCTCCGGGGCAAGGGCTCGGTGTACTTCGACGACGTGGCCATCGAGGAATCCAAGTAG
- a CDS encoding sugar-binding domain-containing protein, with the protein MRCKLLTCALLSILILGAGMAWAQTTPWKVDLAGEWRFHTGDSPSWALPGLDDSKWDRLQAPALWDSGGYADYDGYGWYRRDFTAPASAAAHGLLMEIGGVDDDDWVYLNGKLIGQGKGCYKRRLYPVPAGIVHEGTNLIAVRIFDGSMGGGLAVGPLTLREETLADRVELTAVRIVQPTAQNPRMSLELDLTSRSAAAQTLRLQSRLTDYLQRESCAADHSLSLPAGATVTEAVPFDGGDCIDYRLAVTLSQGEDRSDSFRYLQADALAGPRKTWLLNGTWDFLPVEKLAATPPQATYQTDTVPRAAWGGWSGKEHSAWFRRKFTLPANLTGQRVVLRFDAVAHFCQVLVNGKPVGSHLGGFEPFSFDITAIARAGAENELAVGVTDYTAGLKPGVPTPEDPEKLPAGCMMIPFGTRAGSVRGIWQDVTLEVRPPVVVEGSKVETSVRNGTLSARLTLRNDDAQARTVTLSPQVLDAGKPVFALASRSVTIPAQGTETVQWQRPWADARLWWPSDPHLYDLQTEVKQGQTLTDRHHTRFGFREFWIDGTDYRLNGRIFRLRGLVCAPRPESPEAIRSYFLNGMANSNFTLVRHHMFPRPRYFYDIADEVGMCLKDESAFYCAAGSYALTDEDFWANMRTHISAMVQRSWNHPALCLWSTENEILHCGGSRTPGTDAQIYKLGQLISQLDPTRPVEYEGDGDVVGRAATVNIHYPREFGCHDHNLWPNDSWWLGTEGNDRWPQDLVWKKDKPLIMGEFCYYPYSRPPGGVSIFVGDSAYRSKETERAAHVMGVRFVCEGARWAGVAGLNPWVGDTVYGQRCFPPVAVLLREWDRQFWAGETVTRTLLVLNDTLETRPLELRVEILDAPAGAFSWSAPVTLDPGGRWESPLAVTMPQRPGRYRLVARLLQEGKELYAEERPIAVASRQSLTLPQGLRVGLYDPAGRSKAALAAAGLQPTLLTALDASSLRNLDLLVLGAEAWTSTADAGRNSLPQFVAAGGKVLVLPQTTLPNWLPSSPVLEKTRAATMSYERTPGHPLLRGLDSAGRDLCWWRGDHFVARNLLRKPQAGNFAVITEAGGKGGLQWTPLLELKSGRGWWLLCQYLVDSKLQEEPAAHQLLQNALTYAAEATPPLERRVAVLGSPGLQQYLAGLGLAAEELPAQPTADSLAAYDLVIAEGSALNPQAAAALRQFAETGKTLWLYAAEGANPDLLKAVVPTLQGCAKTDSHGRAVKLSDDGLMAGISNADLFWYREDCWYEDWEGRGTGLAEETCTVHLQMNGSGRVYTEPACLAEAPVGKGRVVLSTLRLAEAQAIVSAKARRLGATLLTNLGVPLGHRQEDLTGLRQEPVDLQRYFTATLRDEVAEDGKGGWTDQGEQDLRSMPLGARKLGGITFDVRDGCLALRSASHLKFQPDKVAGIPVGRSCAALYLLHTAAWAGAEGTAVARLRVQYEDGKEALVPVVSGVNVGDWWTPVDLVQAQVAWRGPSAGGQNVGVYATTWRNPRPAVPIKSFSVESAGTDAIYLLLAVTCGLKP; encoded by the coding sequence ATGCGCTGCAAGCTACTGACGTGCGCCTTACTGAGCATTCTGATTCTGGGGGCTGGAATGGCCTGGGCGCAGACCACCCCGTGGAAGGTGGACCTCGCCGGGGAGTGGCGTTTCCACACCGGCGATAGCCCCTCTTGGGCCTTGCCTGGTCTCGATGACAGCAAGTGGGACCGTCTCCAGGCCCCGGCTCTGTGGGACAGTGGAGGTTATGCCGACTACGACGGCTACGGATGGTATCGCCGCGACTTCACAGCCCCGGCTTCCGCTGCGGCTCATGGGCTGCTGATGGAGATCGGCGGCGTGGATGACGACGACTGGGTGTACCTGAATGGCAAGCTGATCGGCCAGGGCAAGGGCTGCTACAAACGCCGACTGTACCCCGTGCCCGCCGGGATCGTGCACGAAGGCACGAACCTCATTGCGGTGCGCATCTTTGACGGCAGTATGGGAGGAGGGCTTGCCGTGGGACCGCTGACGCTTCGGGAGGAGACGCTTGCGGATCGGGTGGAGCTCACTGCCGTGCGAATCGTGCAGCCGACGGCGCAGAACCCCCGCATGTCGCTGGAGCTTGACCTCACCAGTCGTAGCGCAGCCGCCCAGACCCTTCGGCTGCAGTCGCGACTGACCGACTACCTGCAGCGCGAGAGCTGCGCTGCGGATCATTCGCTCTCTCTGCCCGCGGGTGCGACCGTCACTGAGGCCGTGCCCTTCGACGGCGGAGACTGCATCGACTACCGTCTGGCCGTCACCCTCAGTCAGGGGGAGGACCGTTCAGACAGCTTCCGGTACCTGCAAGCGGACGCACTGGCCGGCCCACGGAAGACCTGGCTGCTCAACGGCACCTGGGACTTCCTGCCGGTCGAGAAGCTCGCCGCAACTCCTCCGCAGGCAACCTACCAGACCGACACAGTACCCCGGGCGGCCTGGGGTGGTTGGAGCGGCAAGGAGCACAGCGCCTGGTTCCGGCGCAAGTTCACGCTTCCCGCGAACCTGACCGGGCAGCGAGTGGTGCTCCGCTTTGATGCCGTGGCCCACTTCTGCCAGGTGCTGGTGAACGGCAAGCCGGTCGGCTCGCATCTGGGCGGCTTTGAGCCCTTCAGCTTCGACATCACCGCGATCGCCCGGGCGGGGGCAGAGAACGAACTCGCCGTCGGCGTTACCGACTACACCGCCGGCCTCAAGCCGGGCGTGCCGACTCCCGAAGACCCCGAGAAGCTCCCCGCCGGTTGCATGATGATCCCCTTCGGCACCCGCGCAGGCAGCGTCCGGGGTATCTGGCAGGACGTGACGCTCGAGGTCCGGCCACCGGTAGTGGTCGAGGGGAGCAAGGTCGAGACCTCGGTGCGCAACGGTACCCTCTCGGCTCGGCTGACCTTGCGCAATGATGATGCCCAGGCGCGGACGGTCACCCTTTCCCCGCAGGTCCTCGACGCCGGCAAGCCTGTCTTCGCCCTGGCGTCGCGCTCCGTCACGATTCCTGCGCAGGGCACGGAGACGGTGCAGTGGCAGCGTCCCTGGGCCGATGCTCGCCTGTGGTGGCCTTCCGATCCACACCTGTACGACCTGCAGACCGAGGTCAAGCAGGGGCAGACGCTGACCGATCGGCACCACACTCGCTTCGGCTTCCGCGAGTTCTGGATCGACGGCACCGACTACCGGCTCAATGGTCGCATCTTCCGCCTGCGGGGTCTGGTCTGCGCACCTCGACCCGAGTCACCCGAGGCGATCCGCAGCTACTTCCTCAACGGGATGGCGAACAGCAACTTCACGCTGGTCCGACATCACATGTTCCCGCGACCTCGCTACTTCTACGACATCGCCGACGAGGTGGGCATGTGCCTGAAGGACGAGAGCGCCTTCTACTGCGCCGCCGGCAGCTATGCGCTGACCGACGAGGACTTTTGGGCCAATATGCGCACGCATATCAGCGCCATGGTGCAGCGGAGTTGGAACCATCCGGCGCTGTGCCTCTGGAGCACCGAGAACGAGATCCTGCACTGCGGCGGGAGTCGCACACCCGGGACGGATGCGCAGATCTACAAGCTCGGGCAGTTGATCTCGCAACTGGACCCGACGCGCCCCGTCGAGTACGAGGGCGATGGGGATGTGGTTGGTCGCGCAGCCACCGTCAACATCCACTACCCGCGCGAGTTCGGCTGCCATGACCACAACCTGTGGCCCAATGACTCCTGGTGGCTGGGCACGGAGGGCAACGACCGCTGGCCGCAGGACCTGGTCTGGAAGAAGGACAAGCCGCTCATCATGGGCGAGTTCTGCTACTACCCCTACAGTCGCCCGCCCGGAGGTGTGTCGATCTTCGTGGGCGACTCGGCGTACCGCTCCAAGGAGACCGAGCGGGCTGCCCACGTGATGGGTGTTCGCTTCGTGTGTGAGGGTGCTCGCTGGGCCGGAGTCGCCGGTCTGAACCCCTGGGTCGGCGATACGGTCTACGGGCAGCGCTGCTTCCCGCCGGTGGCCGTTCTGCTCCGCGAGTGGGACCGCCAGTTCTGGGCAGGCGAGACCGTCACCCGCACTCTCCTGGTCCTCAACGATACCCTCGAGACTCGTCCCCTGGAGCTGCGCGTCGAAATCCTCGATGCTCCGGCCGGAGCGTTCTCGTGGAGTGCCCCGGTCACGCTCGACCCAGGCGGACGCTGGGAATCACCGCTTGCGGTGACGATGCCGCAGCGACCGGGTCGGTACCGACTCGTCGCCCGGTTGCTGCAAGAGGGCAAGGAACTCTACGCCGAGGAACGCCCGATCGCCGTTGCCTCTCGCCAGTCGCTGACGTTGCCCCAGGGCCTGCGTGTGGGCCTGTATGACCCCGCCGGGCGCAGCAAGGCGGCCCTTGCGGCAGCAGGTCTGCAGCCGACCCTACTCACCGCGTTGGATGCCTCGTCCCTGCGGAACCTTGACCTGCTGGTTCTGGGCGCCGAGGCCTGGACTTCGACCGCAGACGCTGGCCGCAACAGCCTGCCGCAGTTCGTGGCCGCCGGCGGCAAGGTGCTTGTGCTGCCGCAGACGACGCTGCCCAACTGGCTGCCCTCGAGCCCGGTGCTGGAGAAGACGCGGGCTGCCACGATGAGCTACGAGCGCACTCCCGGGCATCCGCTGCTGAGGGGCCTGGACAGCGCTGGACGCGACCTGTGCTGGTGGCGCGGTGACCACTTCGTCGCCCGCAACCTCCTGCGCAAGCCTCAGGCCGGCAACTTCGCGGTCATCACGGAAGCGGGCGGCAAGGGCGGTCTGCAGTGGACGCCACTGCTGGAGCTCAAGAGCGGACGAGGCTGGTGGCTCCTGTGCCAGTACCTGGTCGACTCGAAGCTGCAAGAGGAACCCGCTGCGCACCAGCTCCTGCAGAACGCGCTCACCTATGCCGCCGAAGCTACTCCGCCGCTGGAGCGTCGAGTGGCGGTTCTTGGCTCACCCGGTCTGCAGCAGTACCTGGCGGGTCTGGGTCTTGCCGCCGAGGAGTTGCCCGCTCAGCCGACTGCTGATTCTCTCGCCGCCTATGACCTGGTGATCGCCGAAGGGTCAGCCCTCAACCCGCAGGCCGCAGCAGCGCTCCGTCAGTTCGCCGAAACCGGGAAGACGCTGTGGTTGTACGCCGCCGAGGGGGCCAATCCCGATCTGCTCAAGGCGGTCGTTCCGACACTGCAGGGATGCGCCAAGACCGACTCCCACGGACGCGCGGTCAAGCTCAGCGACGACGGGCTGATGGCGGGCATCTCCAACGCCGACCTGTTCTGGTACCGAGAGGACTGCTGGTATGAGGACTGGGAAGGCCGTGGCACAGGCCTGGCTGAGGAGACCTGCACCGTGCATCTCCAGATGAACGGCTCTGGCCGCGTCTACACTGAACCCGCCTGTCTGGCCGAGGCTCCAGTGGGCAAGGGGCGTGTGGTGCTTTCGACCTTGCGTCTTGCGGAGGCACAGGCAATCGTGTCGGCCAAGGCTCGGCGTCTGGGAGCGACGCTCCTGACGAATCTCGGCGTGCCCCTTGGTCACCGGCAGGAAGACCTGACCGGGCTGCGCCAAGAGCCCGTAGACTTGCAGCGCTACTTCACCGCCACGCTCCGTGATGAGGTGGCAGAAGACGGGAAGGGTGGCTGGACCGACCAGGGCGAGCAAGACCTGCGGTCCATGCCGCTCGGTGCCCGCAAGCTGGGCGGGATTACCTTTGATGTCCGCGACGGCTGCCTCGCTCTGCGGTCGGCCTCGCACCTCAAGTTCCAGCCCGACAAGGTGGCCGGCATCCCGGTCGGGCGTAGCTGTGCGGCGCTGTACCTGCTTCATACAGCCGCCTGGGCAGGTGCTGAGGGGACAGCCGTCGCGCGTTTGCGGGTGCAGTACGAGGATGGGAAGGAAGCCCTGGTGCCCGTGGTGAGTGGCGTGAACGTCGGCGACTGGTGGACGCCTGTGGACCTTGTGCAGGCTCAGGTCGCCTGGCGTGGCCCTTCCGCGGGAGGACAGAACGTCGGGGTCTACGCGACGACCTGGCGCAATCCGCGACCCGCAGTGCCGATCAAGAGCTTCAGCGTTGAGAGCGCCGGCACCGACGCCATCTATCTGCTGCTGGCAGTCACCTGCGGCTTGAAGCCGTGA
- a CDS encoding amidohydrolase family protein codes for MSATYYIDTHVHVRAHLSPERLSGGTYATPESAMEQLKPLGIRRAVILPGINCECLHDPQGNGEILSIVDQYPDFFIPFMNIDPRALRNAPDTDLSHLMGFYKSHGCKGIGELSFNLPFDNPMVENLFHHAQENELPVLFHIGYQVGGCYGIVDHLGLPLLEGALRKFPDLRFIGHSQAFWAEISADVTEQTRRGYPKGPVTPGRVVELMEKYPNLYADLSPASGGSGCNAITRDPDFGYKFMEQFQDRLLFATDLAGPGQVMELVPYLEEAADKGRLSQEAYEKIAHRNAEKLLEL; via the coding sequence ATGTCTGCCACCTACTACATCGACACCCATGTTCATGTGCGGGCGCACCTATCCCCGGAGCGACTCTCCGGTGGTACCTACGCCACCCCCGAGAGTGCCATGGAGCAACTCAAGCCCCTCGGGATCCGGCGAGCGGTGATCCTGCCGGGGATCAACTGCGAGTGTCTCCACGACCCGCAGGGCAATGGCGAGATCCTCTCCATCGTCGACCAGTACCCCGACTTCTTCATCCCCTTCATGAACATCGATCCGCGGGCGCTGCGCAATGCACCCGACACCGATCTGAGCCACCTGATGGGCTTCTACAAGAGCCACGGCTGCAAGGGGATCGGGGAGCTGTCCTTCAACCTGCCCTTTGACAACCCGATGGTCGAGAACCTGTTCCATCATGCCCAGGAGAACGAGCTGCCGGTGCTGTTCCACATCGGCTACCAGGTAGGCGGCTGCTATGGCATTGTGGACCATCTGGGACTGCCGCTACTCGAGGGTGCCCTGCGCAAGTTCCCCGACCTGCGCTTCATCGGCCACTCACAGGCTTTCTGGGCGGAGATCAGCGCGGACGTGACCGAGCAGACGCGACGAGGCTACCCGAAGGGGCCGGTCACGCCGGGGCGAGTGGTTGAGCTGATGGAGAAGTACCCGAACCTGTACGCGGACCTCTCGCCCGCCAGCGGTGGCAGCGGGTGCAACGCCATCACCCGTGACCCGGACTTCGGCTACAAGTTCATGGAACAGTTCCAGGATCGCCTGCTCTTCGCCACCGACCTCGCCGGACCCGGCCAGGTCATGGAGCTTGTCCCGTACCTGGAGGAAGCGGCGGACAAGGGCCGGCTCTCCCAGGAGGCCTACGAGAAGATTGCGCACCGCAACGCCGAGAAGCTGTTGGAGCTGTAG